In Desulfomonile tiedjei, the following proteins share a genomic window:
- a CDS encoding serine hydrolase: MLTSVQPVSAKRGDPSVEFEGQAIDDMMAAFMKEHRIPGMTLAIVQAPYISRVVGYGVSDVEKRLLASPKTLWNVGQMTQAYTAVAIMQLVEAGKMTLDDPVGGHVGDLPVEWGPITVRQLMAHISGLPDYTKQAAFNPAQEYKPGEVLALVKSRLPLVFQPGTQVANSATDFFLLGLVVEKVSGMSYEAFITKNQIERLGLKNTLFASGLPGVKQEPVEKNDLKHKEFLSDPSFINPTEMATGYTEKDGKLVPTKPNSSSAWYGAAAILASAEDISLWDIGLAGDLLVSKKENRDFLYNAVKLSDGTMVPAHCGWRFPGHKGLMDIEGRVPGFSCYLSRFTDKSELVCVTLCANKEGVDLTALARLIAGAFNRKLGPPVGPKVMTCLESCYPVATTVDRLWGFLTARGVDIAARIDHAAAAKKKGLELRPTEVLIFGNPAVGTHLMLSRPGIALELPLRVVVWEEPDGTVWLGYHDVQDLAQRYGIADRVDVVASMRAGLTAALRYATVPY; encoded by the coding sequence ATGCTCACCTCAGTTCAGCCGGTCTCTGCCAAGCGGGGCGACCCAAGTGTGGAATTTGAAGGTCAAGCCATCGACGATATGATGGCTGCGTTCATGAAGGAACACCGCATCCCCGGGATGACCCTGGCCATAGTGCAAGCGCCTTATATCTCGCGCGTGGTTGGGTATGGGGTGTCTGATGTCGAGAAAAGGTTGCTGGCATCGCCGAAGACCCTTTGGAATGTCGGACAGATGACCCAGGCGTACACGGCGGTGGCAATCATGCAATTGGTTGAAGCCGGAAAAATGACCTTGGATGACCCCGTAGGCGGGCATGTGGGCGACTTACCCGTGGAATGGGGGCCCATCACGGTGCGGCAACTTATGGCCCATATTTCCGGGTTGCCGGACTACACGAAACAGGCTGCCTTCAACCCTGCCCAGGAGTACAAACCCGGCGAAGTGCTCGCCCTGGTGAAAAGCCGCCTTCCCCTGGTCTTCCAACCCGGCACACAGGTAGCCAACAGCGCCACCGACTTCTTCCTGCTCGGACTGGTGGTCGAAAAAGTCAGTGGTATGAGCTACGAAGCCTTTATCACCAAGAACCAGATCGAACGACTGGGGCTCAAGAACACGCTGTTCGCTTCGGGGTTGCCCGGCGTCAAACAGGAGCCGGTCGAGAAAAATGATCTTAAACACAAAGAGTTCTTGAGCGACCCGTCCTTCATCAATCCGACGGAAATGGCCACCGGTTACACCGAAAAAGACGGCAAGCTCGTGCCGACCAAACCGAACAGTTCAAGCGCTTGGTATGGCGCCGCGGCGATCCTGGCATCAGCCGAGGATATCAGCCTGTGGGACATCGGGCTGGCGGGCGACCTTCTTGTCAGCAAAAAGGAAAACCGCGACTTTCTGTACAACGCTGTGAAACTGAGCGACGGAACCATGGTGCCGGCGCATTGCGGGTGGCGGTTCCCGGGCCATAAGGGGCTCATGGACATCGAGGGTCGCGTGCCCGGGTTTTCCTGTTACCTGAGCCGCTTTACCGACAAGTCCGAACTTGTGTGCGTGACACTGTGCGCGAACAAGGAAGGGGTGGACCTCACCGCACTGGCCCGTCTCATTGCCGGGGCTTTTAACCGAAAGTTGGGGCCTCCGGTCGGGCCGAAGGTCATGACTTGTCTGGAGAGTTGCTACCCGGTCGCGACTACCGTGGACCGGCTCTGGGGCTTTCTCACAGCCCGCGGTGTCGATATCGCCGCGAGGATAGACCACGCTGCCGCGGCAAAAAAGAAGGGCCTGGAGTTGCGGCCCACAGAGGTGTTGATCTTCGGAAACCCCGCTGTGGGGACTCACCTGATGCTGAGCCGCCCAGGCATCGCTCTGGAACTGCCCTTACGAGTCGTAGTGTGGGAGGAACCTGATGGGACCGTGTGGCTGGGGTACCACGACGTGCAGGATCTGGCTCAACGGTATGGGATTGCCGACCGTGTAGATGTGGTCGCGTCGATGAGAGCGGGCCTGACCGCGGCTTTGAGATACGCAACCGTTCCTTATTGA